In Thalassophryne amazonica chromosome 14, fThaAma1.1, whole genome shotgun sequence, one DNA window encodes the following:
- the LOC117524535 gene encoding endothelin receptor type B-like: protein MKASILISAQAIDQRSEPSAVIEPSVATSPDLLITAKQKFNSSIHPVRAPESKTSPPPMCSESTGIRNAFKYVNTVMSVLVFIVGIVGNSALLTIIYANKRMRSGPSVLIGSLALGDLIHVVIDIPINAYRLMAEDWPFGLALCKLVPFIQKTSVGITVLSLCALSVDRYRAVVCWNRIKSVGFSVWTAIEITLIWLISIILAVPEVVGFDMISMKYKEKDLRICLLHPMQTTAFMQFYKSAKDWWLFGFYFCMPLLWTAVFYTLMTRRMLKRTGNTLSDHTKQRHEVAKTVFCLVVVFAVCWLPLYLSRILKLTMYDQKDPNRCQLLSIFLILDYFGLNLASLNSCINPIALYVVSKRFKSCFKACLCHCCRPLQAVLTHNVLKSRMQDPASEPSNIKAHNFHTST from the exons ATGAAGGCCAGTATTCTCATCAGCGCTCAGGCCATTGATCAGCGCTCAGAACCGTCCGCTGTAATTGAGCCCTCTGTAGCAACGTCCCCTGATCTTTTGATAACGGCAAAGCAGAAATTCAACAGCTCGATTCATCCGGTCCGAGCTCCGGAATCGAAAACATCGCCCCCTCCCATGTGCTCGGAGTCAACTGGAATCAGAAACGCTTTCAAATATGTCAATACGGTGATGTCGGTCCTCGTGTTTATCGTTGGGATAGTGGGGAATTCAGCCCTGCTGACGATCATATATGCAAACAAACGAATGAGAAGTGGACCCAGTGTTCTGATTGGCAGCCTTGCTTTGGGGGATCTAATACACGTGGTGATAGACATTCCAATCAACGCGTACAGG CTCATGGCAGAAGACTGGCCCTTCGGCTTGGCGTTGTGTAAACTTGTCCCCTTCATACAGAAGACCTCTGTTGGAATCACCGTCCTGAGTTTGTGTGCTCTGAGTGTGGACAG ATATCGAGCTGTAGTGTGCTGGAATCGAATCAAAAGTGTGGGATTTTCAGTGTGGACAGCAATTGAGATAACACTGATCTGGCTTATTTCCATCATTCTGGCTGTGCCCGAAGTCGTCGGGTTTGACATGATAAGCATGAAGTATAAAGAAAAAGATCTGAGGATATGCCTGCTTCATCCCATGCAGACAACAGCCTTCATGCAG TTTTATAAATCAGCGAAGGACTGGTGGCTCTTTGGCTTCTACTTCTGCATGCCGCTGCTTTGGACCGCTGTCTTCTACACACTAATGACCAGGAGGATGCTGAAGAGGACTGGGAACACATTAAGTGACCACACCAAGCAG AGACACGAAGTGGCCAAAACGGTCTTCTGCTTAGTGGTTGTGTTTGCAGTGTGCTGGCTGCCTCTTTACCTGAGCAGAATCCTGAAATTAACCATGTATGATCAAAAAGATCCAAACAGATGTCAACTTCTGAG CATTTTCCTCATCCTGGACTATTTTGGGCTCAATCTGGCATCCCTCAACTCATGCATCAACCCTATTGCACTGTACGTCGTCAGCAAAAGATTTAAAAGTTGCTTCAAG GCATGTCTGTGCCATTGCTGTCGTCCTCTTCAAGCTGTTCTAACCCACAACGTTTTGAAGTCCAGAATGCAGGATCCAGCCTCTGAGCCTAGTAACATCAAAGCCCACAACTTCCACACCTCCACCTGA